CTCGGCGTTCAGGTCCCAGCCCCCCCGCCGCCCCTGGCGGAAGTTGACCGCCCCCGCCGCCCCGATCATGGCCGCGTTGTCGGTGGAGAGGTCGGGAGGGGGGACGAAGAAGGGCAGCCCGAGCTCTTCCGCGGTCCGGGCCGCCTCCCGACGCAGGAGGGTGTTGGCGGCCACACCCCCCGTGAGAAGGAGGCTGCGCGGCCGGTGGGCTTCCACCGCCCGCTCCAGGCCCTTGAGGAGGGCGGTAACCACCGCGCGCTGGAAGGAGGCCACGAGGTCGCGGATCGAGGCCGGCACGCGCCCGGGATCGGCCACGGG
This DNA window, taken from Vicinamibacteria bacterium, encodes the following:
- a CDS encoding tRNA (adenosine(37)-N6)-threonylcarbamoyltransferase complex transferase subunit TsaD produces the protein PVADPGRVPASIRDLVASFQRAVVTALLKGLERAVEAHRPRSLLLTGGVAANTLLRREAARTAEELGLPFFVPPPDLSTDNAAMIGAAGAVNFRQGRRGGWDLNAEAHLALS